The sequence below is a genomic window from Sorangiineae bacterium MSr12523.
GCGCGGTGAGCCTCCTCGGCCATGACACGACGAGCGTCTCCAGGGAGCGCCGTCGCCGTTCGGGCCGGCGCTTTTTCATCGTCGCCGCGATCCTTCTCGCCGGCACCGGCGCCGCCGTCGTTGCCATGCGCCATCGCGCACAGGTTCCTCCCGCGCCCGAGCCCGTCGCCTCCGCGCCCGCGCCGCCCTCATCTCTCCCCGCCGCGACGATCAGCGCCCCCGAGCCTTCCGCAACGCCCTCCGTCACCGCCTCCGCCGTGCCCTCCGCAAAACCGGCGACCAAACCGAGCACCTCGGGCTCGGGCCGCTCCCGCACGCCCGACGGCGGCAAGAAAGAGCCCCCCTCGGTCGGCAGCCTCCTCGAAACGAGGCAGTGAGCTACTTCAAATCGAGAACGATGTTGTCGTGGCGAACGATCACGCTGACGTTCTGTTCCTTCACCCAAAAAATGCCCACGCTCAGCAAAACCTCGGCCTTGGGCCACGGGCCTTCAAGGTTCGTATCGACGGTGGTCGTACCCTCGAGGGCTACGGTGAGATGGCGCTTCTCGACATCGACGTGAATGTCGTATCGCTGCCATTTGCCCTCGACGGGTTTGGGGCCGGTGAAGGGGGAATCTGCATAGCCGGCGGCCCCGAGAAATTCCGATACCTCGCCGGAGTTGGTGGTGATTTTGAACTCGAGGCTGTGGTGATTCGCAGTGTCGGGTGCGAAGTCGAGGTGGGCGATGGATGCGTTGACGGGGCTGACGGGACCCTTCTCCATGAACAGGTCGAACGAAAGACGGATCTCCTTCGGAAGGCCTGGAAACTTCCGGACCATCATCGAGCGTTGGTCTTCCTTGTGCGCAACCTCCGACAGAAGCGCGAATGGCGGGGACACGACATTCGCCTCATCGACCGTGAGTCGGTTGGGCGATTCCGATACTCTGGTGAAGCCGTCGTAAAACGACTGCCCATCGTCGAAGTCGCGGCAGAACGTGACGGGGGTTTGCAGTTTTTGGCAGAAGCTTGGTGGCGCGGGAGGGGCGTCCACGCCGGCGTCCTTCGACAGGGCGGGAAGATCCTTCACGTCCAACAAGGAAGAGCAGGCCAGGACGCCGACCGCGCTCATTCCGAGAACGGCCCACCTCGCGCGCACTAGAATGTACCCTTGGCGGTGAGCCATGCGCTCCCCGAGCGCGGATCCGCCGAAGGAACCAATTGCCATCGCGCATGCGACGGCGTTGGGGTGCGCGGGGCCGTGAACCAGAGAATGCCTGCGCCCACCAGGGCGGCGCCGCCGGCGATGAAGGCCACCGTGGAGATGGCGCCGTCGGTTTTCACCTCGCGACCTAGCTCGATCGCGTCGTCGGGGCACCCTTCGGGGGTGCACTTGTCCTTGGCGTCGGACCACTTCGACGACGCCTTCAACCCGAACGCCGTACCCACGCCCAGTCCAACGACGCCCACACCCGCGACCACCACGGCCAGCGTTTTGCGTCCCGACCACGTGCTCGCAGGGGCCGATTCCGAAGGCTGCACGGGCTCCGGCTTCGCGGGCACCGGCTTCACGATGGGGGGCTGCTCCACCGGTGTGTCTCCTGCGACCGCGCGCTGCAATGCCGACGCGGGGATCACCACCTCGATGCTCGCGCGGGGCGCCACGGTCACGTGGGTCGACCATAAAGGCTTGTCGCCCAGCACCACTTCCAGCGCGTGCTCGCCCGGATCGATCGGCACCGCCGCCCCCAGCA
It includes:
- a CDS encoding tetratricopeptide repeat protein, encoding MRRRVVHAMAAAVCLLAVQPARAQSGAGAQPDAVTAQALFDDAKALMKQGRYAEACAKFESSHRIDPKAGTVLNLAHCYEQTGQTASAWARYVEAAELAMRAQQRERQDYARERAHVLSQQLARLTIKAETLPPGAIIHRDGLTVDRMVLGAAVPIDPGEHALEVVLGDKPLWSTHVTVAPRASIEVVIPASALQRAVAGDTPVEQPPIVKPVPAKPEPVQPSESAPASTWSGRKTLAVVVAGVGVVGLGVGTAFGLKASSKWSDAKDKCTPEGCPDDAIELGREVKTDGAISTVAFIAGGAALVGAGILWFTAPRTPTPSHARWQLVPSADPRSGSAWLTAKGTF